The proteins below come from a single Stigmatella erecta genomic window:
- a CDS encoding ATP-binding protein: MPRLPFHRKLLLAFAAVLLPVLVLLCADFVLNLRRTQQSLLEAQSLTAQAVAVQVSDALDSAVELGWTLANDPLVRTLDPSRLDGHLQRLSQHLPRLDAIGVYDASGLNRGWGNLDFPAEPRLRIGDRPYFQQAMATNAPVISEVLQLRRPDRVAMLVCVPIRDALGQPIGVVNVVMQTERLAQRYLPSRLQSGQDILLMDSHGRLAFHTGYPLLSHTQSLAFSTWAPLQEVLVGNRVMLDQFVHPLTREPSLGVFVPIPRHPWVVGVAAPRDIALAPLYEALHTKLLAFGGILLLSGCIAAVMARLHSRPVRLLQALAHALGRGELSRRAHIRTGDELEELGDAFNQMAEQTAQRQQEVERLRAEAEHHAGQLRAIIASVPDAIFLARPGGRLCGANPAGLRLLGLEPPAPLELPLDELLRRHHLCHPDGCPLRLEELPLSRALSGETFTEVEMRMVDASGEVRQLSVNGAPVRDAAGNIILGEAVIRDVTGRKKDEEERCRLLEKERALSRIGQALVREVELERIAHVASEQSLHALGADAVGLWLAEPEHPRLTLLVSHGLSKTVRERCRELAFALPILTAQAAREERLQVIEDIQTASSPPALSYQLALEEGFRSMVSVPLHSRGHLVGVMTCFSAAPRQYSARELEFHTTVGQLFAVAIEKARLFQEVREALRLREEFMSAAAHELRTPVTTIQTWADFLSRMEEGSTRQQKGLAAIARSTRRLARLVEHLFSAVWMAPGLPKLERERLDLRALVAERVKLLSRTTENPIHFHAGEGALIDADPQRMGEVVAHLLENAIRYSPPGGPIEVRLECEGLQAQVSVRDVGPGIPPERQPHVFEPLYEPLPSGMPGYVGVVGMGLHLSWQIIEAHGGRIWLESAPGEGSTFCFSLPLRRGEASGASVREGGLKSGPQYRTL, encoded by the coding sequence ATGCCCCGCCTGCCCTTCCACCGCAAACTTCTGCTCGCCTTCGCCGCCGTCTTGTTGCCGGTCTTGGTGCTGCTATGCGCGGATTTCGTGCTGAACCTGCGGCGCACCCAGCAGTCGCTCCTGGAGGCCCAGAGCCTGACGGCGCAGGCCGTGGCGGTGCAGGTGTCCGATGCCCTGGACTCCGCCGTCGAGCTTGGATGGACGCTCGCCAATGATCCGCTCGTGCGGACCCTGGACCCGTCCCGTCTGGATGGGCACTTGCAGCGGCTCTCCCAGCACCTGCCCCGGCTCGACGCCATCGGCGTGTATGACGCCAGCGGCCTCAACCGGGGCTGGGGGAACCTGGACTTCCCCGCCGAGCCCCGGCTGCGCATCGGGGACCGGCCCTACTTCCAGCAGGCCATGGCCACCAACGCCCCGGTCATCTCCGAGGTGCTCCAGCTGCGCCGGCCCGACCGCGTGGCGATGCTCGTGTGCGTGCCCATCCGCGATGCGCTCGGCCAGCCCATCGGGGTGGTCAACGTGGTGATGCAGACCGAGCGGCTGGCGCAGCGCTACCTTCCCTCCCGGCTCCAGTCGGGCCAGGACATCCTCCTGATGGACTCCCACGGGCGCCTGGCCTTCCATACGGGCTACCCCTTGCTCTCCCACACGCAGAGCCTCGCCTTCTCCACCTGGGCGCCGCTCCAGGAGGTGCTCGTCGGCAACCGGGTCATGCTCGACCAGTTCGTCCACCCGCTCACCCGGGAGCCCTCCCTGGGGGTGTTCGTCCCCATCCCCCGGCACCCCTGGGTGGTGGGGGTGGCGGCGCCCCGGGACATCGCGCTGGCCCCGCTCTACGAGGCGCTGCACACGAAGCTGCTGGCCTTCGGGGGGATTCTGCTGCTCAGCGGGTGCATCGCCGCGGTGATGGCCCGCCTGCACTCGCGGCCCGTGCGGCTGCTCCAGGCGCTGGCGCACGCGCTCGGGCGGGGGGAGCTGTCGCGGCGGGCCCACATCCGCACGGGCGACGAGCTGGAGGAGCTGGGCGACGCGTTCAACCAGATGGCGGAGCAGACCGCCCAGCGCCAGCAGGAGGTGGAGCGGCTGCGCGCGGAGGCCGAGCACCATGCCGGCCAGCTCCGGGCCATCATCGCCAGCGTGCCGGACGCCATCTTCCTGGCCCGGCCCGGGGGGCGCCTGTGCGGGGCCAACCCCGCGGGGCTGCGGCTGCTGGGCCTGGAGCCGCCCGCGCCGCTGGAGCTGCCGCTGGACGAGCTGCTGCGGCGCCACCACCTCTGCCACCCCGATGGGTGCCCCCTGCGGCTCGAGGAGCTGCCGCTGAGCCGGGCGCTGAGCGGGGAGACCTTCACCGAGGTGGAGATGCGCATGGTGGACGCCTCGGGCGAGGTGCGCCAGCTCAGCGTCAATGGCGCCCCGGTGCGCGATGCCGCCGGGAACATCATCCTGGGCGAGGCCGTCATCCGCGATGTCACCGGGCGCAAGAAGGACGAGGAGGAGCGCTGCCGGCTGCTCGAGAAGGAGCGGGCGCTCTCGCGCATCGGCCAGGCGCTGGTGCGCGAGGTGGAGCTGGAGCGCATCGCCCACGTGGCCAGCGAGCAGAGCCTCCACGCGCTGGGGGCCGACGCGGTGGGGCTGTGGCTGGCCGAGCCCGAGCACCCGCGGCTCACGCTGCTCGTCTCCCATGGCCTGTCGAAGACGGTGCGCGAGCGCTGCCGGGAGCTGGCCTTCGCCCTGCCCATCCTCACCGCGCAGGCCGCCCGGGAGGAGCGGCTCCAGGTCATCGAGGACATCCAGACGGCCTCGTCCCCCCCCGCGCTCAGCTACCAGCTGGCGCTGGAGGAGGGCTTCCGCAGCATGGTGTCGGTGCCGCTGCACTCCCGCGGCCACCTGGTGGGGGTGATGACGTGCTTCTCGGCCGCGCCGCGCCAGTACTCCGCGCGCGAGCTGGAGTTCCACACCACCGTGGGCCAGCTGTTCGCGGTGGCCATCGAGAAGGCGCGCCTGTTCCAGGAGGTGCGCGAGGCGCTGCGGCTGCGCGAGGAGTTCATGTCCGCGGCGGCCCACGAGCTGCGCACCCCCGTCACCACCATCCAGACGTGGGCGGACTTCCTCTCGCGCATGGAGGAGGGCTCCACGCGCCAGCAGAAGGGGCTCGCGGCGATTGCCCGCAGCACCCGGCGGCTGGCGCGCCTGGTGGAGCACCTGTTCTCCGCGGTGTGGATGGCGCCGGGGCTGCCGAAGCTGGAGCGGGAGCGGCTGGACTTGAGGGCGCTCGTCGCCGAGCGCGTGAAGCTCCTGTCCCGCACGACGGAGAACCCCATCCACTTCCACGCCGGCGAGGGGGCCCTCATCGACGCGGACCCCCAGCGCATGGGCGAGGTGGTGGCCCACCTGCTGGAGAACGCCATCCGCTACTCCCCGCCCGGGGGGCCCATCGAGGTGCGCCTGGAGTGCGAGGGGCTCCAGGCCCAGGTGTCCGTGCGCGACGTGGGCCCGGGCATCCCCCCCGAGCGCCAGCCCCACGTCTTCGAGCCGCTCTACGAGCCGCTGCCCTCGGGCATGCCAGGGTATGTGGGCGTGGTGGGCATGGGGCTGCACCTGAGCTGGCAAATCATCGAGGCCCACGGCGGCCGCATCTGGCTGGAGAGCGCCCCGGGAGAGGGCTCGACGTTCTGCTTCAGCCTTCCGCTGAGGCGCGGCGAGGCCAGCGGCGCCTCCGTGCGCGAGGGTGGCTTGAAATCAGGCCCCCAGTACCGCACGCTGTAG
- a CDS encoding DUF2135 domain-containing protein — MLTAFLALLLTQTPPAQPRQQGVPIGKGTQLAKVTLTAPTGGWTVDRMMLVEGSLSDTSVDPVVVSINGDRYLMRTYNGRFSRKFPAASGKNIVTVMATNKAGTARAQVTAYAQIPPVPMKVILTSDTEGVYTDLHLYEPTQESLKDGVLEGAKMAHVYWADTSSPSGGTFFLNEQGGDFDQPAYGPYLYVHRAPPKGVYLVATNYWPSGDKAHTVATLNLSLFEGTPGEVRRMVRIPLATPGTTRVLAWVNILGDNQAEVYVPSQDPKPTHPSWPGNLEETAKEISTGGEGGGDEGGGEYEGE; from the coding sequence ATGCTGACAGCCTTCCTGGCCCTTCTCCTCACGCAGACACCCCCGGCACAGCCTCGCCAGCAGGGCGTTCCCATCGGCAAGGGCACGCAGCTCGCCAAGGTGACCCTCACGGCGCCCACGGGCGGCTGGACGGTGGACCGGATGATGCTCGTGGAGGGCTCCCTCAGCGACACCTCCGTGGACCCGGTGGTGGTCTCCATCAACGGCGACCGCTACCTGATGCGCACCTACAACGGCCGTTTCAGCCGCAAGTTTCCCGCCGCCAGCGGCAAGAACATCGTCACGGTGATGGCGACGAACAAGGCGGGCACGGCGCGCGCCCAGGTGACGGCCTACGCGCAGATTCCCCCCGTGCCCATGAAGGTCATCCTCACGAGCGACACGGAAGGGGTGTACACGGACCTGCACCTCTACGAGCCCACCCAGGAGAGCCTCAAGGACGGGGTGCTGGAGGGGGCGAAGATGGCGCACGTGTACTGGGCGGACACGTCGAGCCCCAGCGGCGGCACGTTCTTCCTCAACGAGCAGGGCGGCGACTTCGACCAGCCGGCCTACGGGCCCTACCTCTATGTCCACCGGGCGCCGCCCAAGGGCGTGTACCTGGTGGCCACCAACTACTGGCCCAGCGGCGACAAGGCCCACACGGTGGCCACGCTGAACCTGTCGCTCTTCGAGGGCACGCCCGGCGAGGTGCGCCGCATGGTGCGCATTCCCCTGGCCACCCCGGGCACCACGCGCGTGCTCGCGTGGGTGAACATCCTCGGGGACAACCAGGCGGAGGTGTACGTGCCCTCGCAGGACCCGAAGCCCACGCACCCCTCCTGGCCCGGGAACCTGGAGGAGACCGCCAAGGAGATCAGCACCGGCGGCGAGGGCGGCGGCGACGAGGGCGGCGGGGAGTACGAGGGAGAGTAG
- a CDS encoding DUF1175 family protein gives MPLLSLMLVLAGAVPQAPSAPGAPAVASPREARDVLLRRELAQVALAQLQTVDPAWHPAQRDCAGLVRFAYRAAHRRFFPERLARPLWADGRGAPSEFADAETLLTRSFVSLGREEAALEAVRTGDLLAFRQEQDAGPVFHLMLVVRPEDKAHAPARVVYHPGEQGAAVRTGVLRTLATEAPIEWRPVPQNTAFLGFFRFKEWMP, from the coding sequence ATGCCCCTTCTGTCCCTCATGCTCGTGCTCGCGGGCGCCGTGCCGCAGGCCCCGTCCGCCCCCGGAGCGCCCGCCGTGGCCAGCCCGCGCGAGGCCCGGGATGTGCTCCTGCGCCGGGAGCTGGCCCAGGTGGCGCTCGCGCAGCTCCAGACGGTGGACCCCGCCTGGCACCCGGCGCAGCGCGACTGCGCGGGGCTGGTGCGCTTTGCCTACCGCGCCGCGCACCGGCGCTTCTTCCCCGAGCGGCTCGCGCGGCCCCTGTGGGCCGATGGCCGGGGCGCCCCCTCGGAGTTCGCGGACGCGGAGACGCTGCTGACGCGCAGCTTCGTGTCCCTGGGCCGCGAGGAGGCGGCGCTGGAGGCGGTGCGCACGGGCGATCTGCTCGCCTTCCGCCAGGAGCAGGACGCGGGCCCCGTCTTCCACCTCATGCTGGTGGTGCGCCCGGAGGACAAGGCGCACGCGCCCGCGCGCGTCGTCTATCACCCGGGCGAGCAGGGCGCCGCGGTGCGCACTGGCGTGCTGCGCACGCTCGCCACCGAGGCGCCCATCGAGTGGCGCCCCGTGCCCCAGAACACCGCCTTCCTCGGCTTCTTCCGCTTCAAGGAGTGGATGCCATGA
- a CDS encoding MG2 domain-containing protein: protein MKNSMRWGLLAAMAVAGVAAAKPLYITVPRAYGPQETVAVDVAFSSKGPVELRVLKPDNLEAFIRAQGDLRRAYQAPPVLKNPGRALSRGLNAVRLPSTYLLYAFSPEFRDTVAPALPQRDADDVAPSVNQMVEGPDKLVGVPAGFTVTRSQWLNLDLGGTGSDFSVPGFSAWSGGGFQERRVMLAPLPAGTYILQLVQGKVEGQVVLVVTDLTVQLKQTDGQVLVRVAGRDQKPRAGAQVQLYLPAGPGVSGKTDERGEVTLAASEPRLLATATVGGDTALVDTDFYSALAVAPDVFIYSDRPIYKPGDTVKFRGLVRQPDTFLARLLTPKKKEVAVKLVSAEGREVATRTAVDEFGSFHGQVQVPDDLGTGVLRVTASVEEHTHQGEARVQDYVKPTFYLEVTPEQENIVPGTALKATVKARRYAGGVPAGARYEVFLYRTLVDAPAWVDDAGKGGQGSAVTYGTASSTEGKLSVPERLYSSVAAREQGEDPWSTAAEFDAEGEAAIEIQVPALAAGEERLPYKYSLTVRARDDQATFANATVPFFLSEVEVLGVASFSSKLEKKGAEAQLSIRATTLSGKPYGATSGEVEFVLRKADGSEKSLGKRPFTTGADGVHREKVPTSDVGTVLARVTVQDKRGKTWSGEESLLVIGGSDEPVTKVANLTLASLSGALSPGDSAQLVGLLPDGWGPGGRNEGSVWITYTGAGLYGTQLVSQKGLTLQHAFPVEKRFGSAVYVSVAYPSDAGRWEERTVAYRIVPAERTLTVKLEPRRAEAAPLTEQVIDVRVTDHEGQGLATQLSVGVVDKAVYAIQNEFRPKVLDFFYPPARNNVTNFYSAEFQGYGYGEALARKMAGLPDHAFASIKPPSRKAKDQERDTAFWQPNVVTDREGRATVRFRLPSNQTLWVVTAVAADTSGRFGEGTAEFATRGGLNLYAALPQFLRAGDEALASVRLSSGQEAQGPQALKVRLASGGVLQADAQEQQVELQKGGEQVLPLPLKAGSAGTAELAVDVTGGKEPLRDRRVLTVRPAVLEEPVKVSAWAGGALALPAAGSAKLAGVELVLQPSVVDAALTNVRELLTYPYGCLEQLVSTTVPNVALFQTLQKVNALEKLDPESQSLLAEARSRSVQGTARILALAVKGGGFTWFAGYSEPNLPMTLIALDGLAYAVEAGLVDGNDTRLTESARWLEAQENLPFEHDATRAYVLARLYGPRQAARVRALVERATAGDLYPLALAVLAAEKAEVMKEPALKARIDTLVSASNEGFVRLASLNPAADAESEAFFRYPLRRVGLTALLAHAASFGALDVDKARRRLLEHLSQPDLSTFDRSTALLHSLWLIERDAKNFKKLTPPEVKGTQKPVSFVPRGMGLVATLEPGTRSVEVGTFDGVATLRATSQTPLPDVQPLQEGMSIERRYWVLRPEGKVPLAAGEPVAQGEDVFVELLIDARGDNKARSAYYVVEDAVPAGFVPLIEDKEFRGAPHALGLAPEALKRRVLTPERATFFFEEPARWSDSPRTVGYVMRAQFAGSFTAPPATIEDMYAASIRGRTKSDVLAVKPSQQARGDW from the coding sequence ATGAAGAACTCCATGCGTTGGGGGCTGCTGGCGGCCATGGCGGTGGCGGGGGTGGCGGCGGCCAAGCCGCTCTACATCACCGTGCCGCGCGCCTACGGTCCGCAGGAGACGGTGGCGGTGGACGTGGCGTTCTCCAGCAAGGGCCCGGTGGAGCTGCGGGTGCTCAAGCCGGACAACCTGGAGGCCTTCATCCGCGCGCAGGGCGACCTGCGCCGGGCGTACCAGGCCCCGCCGGTGCTGAAGAACCCGGGGCGGGCGCTCAGCCGCGGCCTCAACGCCGTGCGGCTGCCCAGCACCTACCTGCTCTACGCCTTCAGCCCCGAGTTCCGGGACACCGTCGCCCCGGCGCTGCCGCAGCGTGACGCCGACGACGTGGCGCCCTCGGTCAACCAGATGGTGGAGGGCCCGGACAAGCTCGTGGGCGTGCCGGCCGGCTTCACCGTGACGCGCAGCCAGTGGCTCAACCTGGACCTGGGCGGCACGGGCTCGGACTTCAGCGTGCCCGGCTTCTCCGCGTGGTCCGGCGGCGGCTTCCAGGAGCGCCGCGTCATGCTGGCGCCGCTGCCCGCGGGCACCTACATCCTCCAGCTCGTCCAGGGGAAGGTGGAGGGCCAGGTGGTGCTCGTCGTCACGGACCTGACCGTGCAGCTCAAGCAGACCGATGGGCAGGTGCTGGTGCGCGTGGCGGGCCGGGACCAGAAGCCGCGCGCGGGGGCGCAGGTGCAGCTCTACCTGCCCGCGGGCCCGGGCGTCTCGGGCAAGACGGACGAGCGGGGCGAGGTGACGCTCGCGGCCAGCGAGCCGCGGCTGCTCGCCACCGCCACGGTGGGTGGGGACACGGCGCTGGTGGACACGGACTTCTACTCGGCGCTCGCGGTGGCCCCCGACGTCTTCATCTACAGCGACCGGCCCATCTACAAGCCGGGCGACACGGTGAAGTTCCGGGGGCTGGTGCGCCAGCCGGACACGTTCCTCGCGCGGCTGCTCACCCCCAAGAAGAAGGAGGTGGCGGTGAAGCTCGTCTCGGCCGAGGGCCGCGAGGTGGCCACGCGCACGGCGGTGGACGAGTTCGGCAGCTTCCACGGCCAGGTGCAGGTGCCGGACGACCTGGGCACGGGCGTGCTGCGGGTGACGGCCTCGGTGGAGGAGCACACGCACCAGGGCGAGGCGCGCGTGCAGGACTACGTGAAGCCGACCTTCTACCTGGAGGTGACGCCGGAGCAGGAGAACATCGTCCCGGGCACGGCGCTGAAGGCCACGGTGAAGGCGCGCCGGTACGCGGGCGGGGTGCCCGCCGGCGCGCGCTACGAGGTGTTCCTCTACCGCACGCTGGTGGATGCGCCCGCGTGGGTGGATGACGCGGGCAAGGGCGGTCAGGGCAGCGCGGTGACTTACGGCACCGCCTCCAGCACCGAGGGCAAGCTGAGCGTGCCCGAGCGCCTGTACTCCTCGGTGGCCGCGCGCGAGCAGGGCGAGGACCCCTGGTCGACCGCCGCCGAGTTCGACGCGGAGGGTGAGGCCGCCATCGAGATCCAGGTGCCCGCGCTGGCGGCGGGCGAGGAGCGGCTGCCCTACAAGTACTCGCTCACGGTGCGGGCGCGGGACGACCAGGCGACGTTCGCCAACGCCACGGTGCCCTTCTTCCTCTCCGAGGTGGAGGTGCTGGGCGTGGCGAGCTTCTCCTCCAAGCTGGAGAAGAAGGGGGCGGAGGCGCAGCTGTCCATCCGCGCCACCACGCTGTCGGGCAAGCCCTACGGGGCCACCTCCGGCGAGGTGGAGTTCGTGCTGCGCAAGGCCGACGGGAGCGAGAAGAGCCTGGGCAAGCGCCCCTTCACCACGGGGGCGGACGGCGTGCACCGGGAGAAGGTCCCCACCTCGGACGTGGGCACGGTGCTGGCGCGGGTGACGGTGCAGGACAAGCGCGGCAAGACGTGGTCGGGCGAGGAGTCCCTGCTCGTCATCGGCGGCAGCGACGAGCCGGTGACGAAGGTGGCGAACCTGACGCTGGCCTCGCTGTCCGGGGCCCTGTCTCCGGGGGACTCGGCGCAGCTCGTGGGCCTGCTGCCGGATGGGTGGGGCCCGGGCGGCCGCAACGAGGGCTCCGTGTGGATTACCTACACGGGGGCGGGGCTGTACGGCACGCAGCTCGTGAGCCAGAAGGGACTCACGCTGCAGCACGCCTTCCCGGTGGAGAAGCGCTTTGGCAGCGCGGTGTACGTCTCGGTGGCGTACCCGTCGGACGCGGGCCGCTGGGAGGAGCGCACGGTGGCCTACCGCATCGTCCCGGCGGAGCGGACGCTCACGGTGAAGCTGGAGCCCCGGCGCGCCGAGGCCGCCCCGCTCACCGAGCAGGTCATCGACGTGCGCGTCACGGACCACGAGGGCCAGGGCCTCGCCACGCAGCTCTCGGTGGGCGTGGTGGACAAGGCGGTGTACGCGATCCAGAACGAGTTCCGCCCCAAGGTGCTGGACTTCTTCTACCCGCCGGCGCGCAACAACGTGACGAACTTCTACTCCGCGGAGTTCCAGGGCTACGGCTACGGCGAGGCGCTGGCGCGGAAGATGGCGGGGCTGCCGGATCACGCCTTCGCCTCCATCAAGCCGCCGAGCCGCAAGGCGAAGGACCAGGAGCGCGACACGGCCTTCTGGCAGCCCAACGTGGTGACGGACCGGGAGGGGCGCGCCACGGTGCGCTTCCGGCTGCCCTCCAACCAGACGCTCTGGGTGGTGACGGCGGTGGCGGCGGATACCTCGGGCCGCTTCGGCGAGGGCACCGCGGAGTTCGCCACGCGCGGCGGGCTGAACCTGTACGCGGCGCTGCCGCAGTTCCTGCGCGCCGGTGACGAGGCGCTCGCCTCGGTGCGCCTGTCCTCGGGCCAGGAGGCGCAGGGGCCCCAGGCGCTGAAGGTGCGGCTGGCCTCCGGCGGGGTGCTCCAGGCGGACGCGCAGGAGCAGCAGGTGGAGCTGCAGAAGGGCGGCGAGCAGGTGCTTCCCCTGCCGCTCAAGGCGGGCAGCGCGGGCACGGCCGAGCTGGCGGTGGACGTGACGGGGGGCAAGGAGCCCCTGAGGGACCGGCGCGTGCTGACGGTGCGGCCCGCGGTGCTGGAGGAGCCGGTGAAGGTGTCCGCGTGGGCGGGCGGCGCGCTGGCGCTGCCGGCGGCGGGCTCGGCCAAGCTGGCGGGCGTGGAGCTGGTGCTCCAGCCCTCGGTGGTGGACGCGGCGCTCACCAACGTGCGCGAGCTGCTCACCTACCCGTATGGCTGCCTGGAGCAGCTCGTCTCGACGACGGTGCCCAACGTGGCCCTGTTCCAGACGCTCCAGAAGGTGAACGCGCTGGAGAAGCTGGATCCGGAGAGCCAGTCGCTGCTGGCCGAGGCGCGCAGCCGCTCGGTGCAGGGCACCGCGCGCATCCTCGCGCTGGCGGTGAAGGGCGGCGGCTTCACCTGGTTCGCGGGCTACAGCGAGCCGAACCTGCCCATGACGCTCATCGCCCTGGATGGGCTCGCCTACGCGGTGGAGGCGGGGCTGGTGGACGGCAATGACACGCGGCTGACGGAGTCGGCGCGCTGGCTGGAGGCGCAGGAGAACCTGCCCTTCGAGCACGACGCGACGCGGGCCTACGTGCTGGCGCGGCTGTACGGCCCCCGGCAGGCGGCGCGGGTGCGCGCGCTGGTGGAGCGGGCGACGGCGGGGGACCTGTACCCGCTGGCGCTCGCGGTGCTGGCGGCGGAGAAGGCGGAGGTGATGAAGGAGCCGGCGCTCAAGGCCCGCATCGACACGCTGGTGTCGGCGAGCAACGAGGGCTTCGTGCGGCTGGCGAGCCTGAACCCGGCCGCCGACGCCGAGTCCGAGGCGTTCTTCCGCTACCCGCTGCGCCGGGTGGGCCTCACGGCGCTCTTGGCCCACGCGGCCTCCTTCGGGGCGCTGGACGTGGACAAGGCGCGCCGGCGGCTGCTGGAGCACCTGAGCCAGCCGGACCTCTCCACCTTCGACCGGAGCACGGCGCTCCTGCACTCGCTGTGGCTCATCGAGCGCGACGCGAAGAACTTCAAGAAGCTCACGCCCCCGGAGGTGAAGGGCACGCAGAAGCCGGTGAGCTTCGTGCCCCGGGGCATGGGGCTGGTGGCCACGCTGGAGCCGGGCACGCGCTCGGTCGAGGTGGGCACCTTCGACGGGGTGGCCACGCTGCGCGCCACCTCCCAGACGCCGCTGCCGGACGTGCAGCCGCTCCAGGAGGGCATGAGCATCGAGCGCCGGTACTGGGTGCTGCGCCCCGAGGGCAAGGTGCCGCTGGCCGCCGGGGAGCCGGTGGCCCAGGGCGAGGACGTGTTCGTGGAGCTGCTCATCGATGCGCGCGGGGACAACAAGGCCCGCTCGGCGTACTACGTGGTGGAGGACGCGGTGCCGGCCGGCTTCGTCCCGCTCATCGAGGACAAGGAGTTCCGCGGGGCGCCGCACGCGCTGGGCCTGGCGCCCGAGGCGCTCAAGCGGCGGGTGCTGACGCCGGAGCGGGCGACGTTCTTCTTCGAGGAGCCGGCGCGGTGGAGCGACAGCCCGCGCACGGTGGGTTACGTGATGCGGGCCCAGTTCGCGGGCTCCTTCACCGCGCCGCCGGCCACCATCGAGGACATGTACGCCGCGAGCATTCGCGGCCGCACGAAGTCGGATGTGCTGGCGGTGAAGCCCTCGCAGCAGGCGCGCGGGGACTGGTAG